The following are from one region of the Streptomyces decoyicus genome:
- a CDS encoding DUF5999 family protein, whose protein sequence is MCQHQPPCPSADSSDREAAHLVAHHPEQGWSLLCNGVLLFEDTGELLPNGQVIAPHRARATAAA, encoded by the coding sequence ATGTGCCAGCACCAACCGCCATGCCCGTCAGCCGACTCCAGCGACCGGGAGGCCGCACACCTTGTGGCGCACCACCCGGAACAGGGCTGGAGCCTGCTCTGCAACGGCGTCCTGCTCTTCGAGGACACCGGTGAGCTGCTGCCCAACGGGCAGGTCATCGCCCCGCACCGAGCACGGGCCACCGCCGCCGCCTGA